A region from the Neurospora crassa OR74A linkage group V, whole genome shotgun sequence genome encodes:
- a CDS encoding 60S ribosomal protein L4, variant codes for MAGKGLKSLNEAMNALSIASKSCRALPMRQSSILPCRRSMASVATPPAANITRSVSEPWQPITNVPVTVYSFPELEPRSLESYSARHLHLPLRRDILHLAVIYEGDSTRRGMASTKTRYEVHGSHKKMSPQKGTGNARRGTRQSPLMKGGGKTFGPKPRDFSTKLNKKVYDLAWRTALSYRYKRGELIVTEDGLDLPLPNDFLWLAGGGKLSRELEDGYVRKWVHEFMTSLNWGKEAGRTTFITGDKRPNLFTGFELAGAEGRALELWDVDVKDLLETGRIVIERSALKEMIEDHQSDLVTRVAVQGLRQKGPNLGEVLVRAPRY; via the exons ATGGCCGGCAAGGGTCTCAAGAGCCTCAACGAGGCCATGAATGCGCTGAGCATTGCTTCCAAGTCATGCAGGGCACTGCCG ATGCGCCAATCCTCTATTCTTCCCTGCAGACGGTCGATGGCCTCCGTAGCCACCCCTCCTGCCGCCAATATCACAAGATCGGTCTCGGAACCATGGCAACCCA TCACCAACGTTCCTGTGACCGTCTATTCCTTCCCCGAACTCGAGCCGCGCTCCCTCGAATCCTACTCAGCCCGTCACCTTCACCTCCCGCTGCGTCGCGATATCCTCCACTTGGCCGTCATCTACGAAGGTGACTCGACACGACGGGGCATGGCGTCTACAAAGACACGCTACGAAGTTCATGGTTCGCACAAGAAGATGAGTCCCCAGAAGGGTACCGGTAACGCCCGTCGTGGTACCCGCCAGTCACCTCTGATGAAAGGTGGTGGAAAGACCTTCGGCCCCAAGCCCCGCGACTTCAGCACGAAGCTTAACAAGAAGGTCTACGATTTGGCCTGGCGCACCGCGCTGTCCTACCGCTACAAGCGCGGCGAGCTCATCGTCACCGAGGACGGCCTCgacctcccccttcccaacGATTTCCTCTGGCTTGCCGGCGGCGGTAAGCTCAGCCGTGAGCTTGAGGACGGCTACGTCCGCAAGTGGGTTCACGAGTTCATGACCAGCTTGAACTGGGGCAAGGAGGCTGGCCGGACGACCTTTATCACGGGCGACAAGCGCCCCAACCTCTTCACTGGATTCGAGTTGGCCGGTGCCGAGGGTCGCGCTTTGGAGTTGTGGGATGTCGATGTCAAGGATCTTTTGGAGACGGGCAGGATAGTGATTGAGCGCAGCGCGCTCAAGGAGATGATCGAGGACCACCAAAGCGACCTCGTCACCCGTGTAGCAGTCCAAGGGCTCCGCCAAAAGGGTCCCAATCTGGGTGAGGTGCTCGTCAGGGCGCCGAGATACTAG
- a CDS encoding 60S ribosomal protein L4: MAGKGLKSLNEAMNALSIASKSCRALPMRQSSILPCRRSMASVATPPAANITRSVSEPWQPSMSTNTTANLDNIARAGKVLTHDSVTNVPVTVYSFPELEPRSLESYSARHLHLPLRRDILHLAVIYEGDSTRRGMASTKTRYEVHGSHKKMSPQKGTGNARRGTRQSPLMKGGGKTFGPKPRDFSTKLNKKVYDLAWRTALSYRYKRGELIVTEDGLDLPLPNDFLWLAGGGKLSRELEDGYVRKWVHEFMTSLNWGKEAGRTTFITGDKRPNLFTGFELAGAEGRALELWDVDVKDLLETGRIVIERSALKEMIEDHQSDLVTRVAVQGLRQKGPNLGEVLVRAPRY, from the exons ATGGCCGGCAAGGGTCTCAAGAGCCTCAACGAGGCCATGAATGCGCTGAGCATTGCTTCCAAGTCATGCAGGGCACTGCCG ATGCGCCAATCCTCTATTCTTCCCTGCAGACGGTCGATGGCCTCCGTAGCCACCCCTCCTGCCGCCAATATCACAAGATCGGTCTCGGAACCATGGCAACCCAGTATGAGCACCAACACGACTGCCAACCTCGACAACATCGCCCGCGCTGGAAAGGTACTAACCCACGATTCAGTCACCAACGTTCCTGTGACCGTCTATTCCTTCCCCGAACTCGAGCCGCGCTCCCTCGAATCCTACTCAGCCCGTCACCTTCACCTCCCGCTGCGTCGCGATATCCTCCACTTGGCCGTCATCTACGAAGGTGACTCGACACGACGGGGCATGGCGTCTACAAAGACACGCTACGAAGTTCATGGTTCGCACAAGAAGATGAGTCCCCAGAAGGGTACCGGTAACGCCCGTCGTGGTACCCGCCAGTCACCTCTGATGAAAGGTGGTGGAAAGACCTTCGGCCCCAAGCCCCGCGACTTCAGCACGAAGCTTAACAAGAAGGTCTACGATTTGGCCTGGCGCACCGCGCTGTCCTACCGCTACAAGCGCGGCGAGCTCATCGTCACCGAGGACGGCCTCgacctcccccttcccaacGATTTCCTCTGGCTTGCCGGCGGCGGTAAGCTCAGCCGTGAGCTTGAGGACGGCTACGTCCGCAAGTGGGTTCACGAGTTCATGACCAGCTTGAACTGGGGCAAGGAGGCTGGCCGGACGACCTTTATCACGGGCGACAAGCGCCCCAACCTCTTCACTGGATTCGAGTTGGCCGGTGCCGAGGGTCGCGCTTTGGAGTTGTGGGATGTCGATGTCAAGGATCTTTTGGAGACGGGCAGGATAGTGATTGAGCGCAGCGCGCTCAAGGAGATGATCGAGGACCACCAAAGCGACCTCGTCACCCGTGTAGCAGTCCAAGGGCTCCGCCAAAAGGGTCCCAATCTGGGTGAGGTGCTCGTCAGGGCGCCGAGATACTAG